The Sphaerochaeta sp. genomic sequence CGGGCGACATCATACCCGACGAACGCCCCGATATCAGCGCCCGCACCCGGGATGATGCCAATGAACGTCCCGATCAACCCGGTGATCGGCGCGACACGGCCAATCACCTTCATATCACTCTTGGAAGGCAGCACTTTGGAGATCTTCGCCTCAATGGTATCCCGCTTGAAGATTTCCTCAATTCCCTCAAATGCCTGGCTCATCGCGAACAACCCGATCATCACCGGGATGTAACTGATGCCGCCAAGAAGGTTCACCACCGCTTGGCCCCGGAACGTCGCGAACCGAAGGAATGCCGTGACGGAATCCACGCCCACCGTCGCCACCAACACACCGACGCACCCACAGATCATCCCTTTCGCAAGCGACTTTCCACTGATGTTTCCGATGATGCAAAGGCCAAACAACGCAAGAAGGAAATATTCTGCAGAGGAGAACTTCAACGCAAGTTTTGCCAATTGTGGGGAGATCAGGATCAGGCACAACACCGAAATCAGACCCCCAATGTACGACGAAACGGTGACGATTCCCAAGGCACGCCCCCCCTGCCCCTTTTTTGCCATCGCGTACCCGTCGATCGCCGTTGCCGCCGATGCGGGAGTCCCGGGAGTATGAAGCAACACCGCAGAAATGGACCCGCCATAAATAGCTCCGCAATAGATACCGAGCAACATGAGGATCCCGTCTGTCGCCTCCATCCCGAAGGTCAATGGCAACAGGAGTGCGACGCCCATCGTCGCAGTCAATCCAGGGAGCGCACCGATACAGATACCCATGGCGGTGCCAAGGATCATATTGAGCATCACTGCAGGATTGAGTACGTTCCGTAACGCTTCAACAAAGAATTCCATACGATCCTCCTAGATATAGAGCAGTCCGAAATCCATGGGAACATTCAGACCAAGTTTGAATACATAATAGACAATCAACGTGGAAATGGCGGAAACAAGCAGACATTTCCACAAAGGCCGAGACTGTCGCATGCCATCGGTAATATCAAAAATCTGATACATCATCTTTCCGAATGCGTTTTTGGGTTTTTTCGCCACATACGAGGCATCCTGTTCCTTGCTGAACCAGTAGGTGAAGAACGCCACCATCACAAAGGTCGGCAACAGGAATCCGAGGGGCTTAAGGAGCGCCACATATACCACCAGAACAGCCATGGAAAGATACACTCTCAAATGGTTCAGGCTTGCCAACGTGAACGTATGGTCAGGATCCTCATAATCCATTTTTCCCCGGATCGTTTTGACAAACACGATCACCGCCATCGCCAACAACACCACAGAAACAGATATCGGCCAAAGCCCAGGACCTGGAGCCCCCGTACCATACGCTTCCGTTCGTGGGTATCCGGCTGAAATCACGATGATGGTAATCGCGATCGCCGCAATGAGGATGCTCACGATGATATTCGCTTTTCTCATATCCCTGCCTTCTCCAAACCCTTTGCATGCGCACTAGCGGAAACGTTCTGAAAGCTGTCCCACCCACCGCATACCTTTTCTTTTCCCGCAATCCCTCTCAGTGCGGGCCGGAACCGCACCATGAAACCGACCTTACTCCCGACATGATAGAATGCCATGGAGGGAATCCAAAAGCCCCCAAAGGCCGATATTCCCAAATGATTGCGTTTTCTGACAACCACACTCCGACTCCGACCAGCCGGAAACAGCCATGTCAGGACACGTCCATATTCCGGCGACCAACCAAAGGAATCCATGGGAAATCACTCAGGATATCCTGAGTGATTTCCCCACCAAGCGCGTTGGCGACCTTTATTTCACGGCAAGTCCCAGATCTTTCACCAAGTCAGAGTACAACGTCAACTCGTTCTTCATTTTTTCCTTGAAGGACGGCCCATCCATGATTTCAATGACGTTCTTCGTGTTGTTCATGAATGTCTTGAATTTCTCAGTCTCCGCTGCGGTGGAAAAAATCTTGTACAGCTCATCCACGATGGCATCCGGCGTCGAGGCAGGCACCGCAATGCCTCTCCAGGTTCCAAGAGAAACATCATACCCGCTCTCTTTTACCGTAGGCACATCGGGAATCGCTGCGAGACGGTGATCGGAAAGCACGGCGAGCACTTTCAAGTCCCCGGACTCCACAAAGGAAGATACTTCAGAATAGGAAACCGACACCGCGTCGATATGACCACCGAGAAGATCCGTAATGGCCGGAGCGGCGCCATCGTAACCTACGTGCTTGAGTTTGGCTCCCGTCACTTTCCCAAATCCCGCCGCGGCAAGATGCCAGATGGCTCCGATCCCAGAGTTACCCACCAGAACTTCATTCTTTTTGGCATAGTCGATGAAATCGTTGATATTCTTGAACCGAGGATCATCCGCCCGCACCGTAATGGCGGAACTGGCCGTATTGAGCAACATGATCGGCTTGAACATGGAATAGGTCAAACCGGCATTGTTTCCCATCGCTTCCAGCGTCACCAACTCAACCGTCACCATGGTCACCACAGACCCATCCGGCTTGGAGTGGGCACCCTGGAGCATGCCAGTCGCACCGCTGCCCCCCGTGACGTTGATGACGGAAATGTTCTTGAAGGAAGAAGACGCGGCATCAGCAAGCCCACGCATCACCTGATCGGTTCCACCGCCCGCAGAATACGGAACGATGCACTGCACATTCATTTTTGAAAAATCAGGAACACCGGTCGACGATGATTCCTGCGCACCATTTGCGAACACACCAACCGCCATCAAAGCGATCAGCATCACGGAAAATACTTTTTTCATACTTCCTCCTTCCTTCAGGCTCTGCCTGATCATACCCCAAGATTTATCTTTGCACTCTTCCGGACGCATTTCCGGAAGCAAGAGACAACACTTCATCCACACTGACAAGATCGAAGTCCTGTTCAATGCTATGTTTCAACGCAGATGCCGCCACGGCGAAGTCAATCGCTTTCTGGTCATCAAATCCGTTCAGCAACCCATAGATCAGACCGGCGCCAAACGAATCACCGCCACCGACCCGGTCCACGATCCTCAGATGATACGTGGGGGAGAACCATGCGTGATGGTCGCTGTACAGCATCCCCGCCCAATCGTTGTCGCTGGCGGAAATGGATGACCGGAGGGTGATGGCCACCTTCTTGCACCCGAACCGTTGCGAAAGCTGCTCGGCTACCGACACATAATCATCCTTCACGAGTTTCCCCTGGTTGATGTCCGTATGTTCCGCCTGGATGCCAAACACATCCTTCGCGTCTTCCTCATTGGCAATGCACACATCGACATACGGGAGGAGCTGCCCCATCACCTGACCCGCTTTCTCGCTGCTCCACAGTTTCTTCCGGAAGTTGAGATCACAGGATACGGTGATATGCCTGGCTTTCGCAGCCTTGCATGCGGAAAGGCAGATTGCGGGAAGTTCCCCTCCCAGAGCGGGAGTGATACCTGTCCAATGGAACCAGGTGGCGCCATCAAAAATGGCGTCCCAATCAAAATCGGATGCGCCAGCCAGCGCGATGGCGGAATACGCCCGGTCATAAATCACTTTGCTTGCCCGTTGCGACGCGCCTTTTTCCACATAATACACACCGAGGCGGTCTCCTCCACGAACGATCAAGGAAGTATCCACGCCATAGCGGGCAAGCGCGTTTACCGCGCATTGTCCAATCTCATGGCGAGGAACTTTTGAAACGAACGCCGCGGGTACTCCCAATTGCGCCAATCCTACGGCGACATTTGCCTCTCCCGCCCGCATAGGAGACCTCAAAACGATCGGACTGTACAAAACGCCGGTATCCTTCCGGATTCAGGCGCATCATGATTTCCCCAAATGTGATGACGTTCATACGTTCCCCTGCACTGCAGCGATGAGTTCCTGTGCGTTTTTCGTCAGTTCATCAAACTTTCCCGCCGCCACCAATGATTTGCTGACCAATTTTCCGCCGACTCCCAGCCCTACACACCCCGCTTCCAAAAAAGAAGCGGCATTGGACGCGTCAATACCCCCCACGGCCATCAGTTTCACCTGGGGGATCGGGCCACGCACCGCTTTGATATAGGACGGGCCAAGGCATCCCTGCAGGGGAACACCTTGACGAAATCAGCCCCGGCATCATAGGCGGTAAGGATTTCCGAAGGCGTCATCGCCCCGGGGATGCTCACCAAATGGAGACGTTTGGTGGCACTGAATCACTTCCACATTGCAGTCAGGACTAAGAATGAACCTTGCTCCACTTTCCGCAGCAGCCTTCACGAGATCGACACAGGTAACCGTTCCCGCACCAATGTCAAGTCGTCCGGCGAAGGTCTTGCAAAGCGTGCTGATCGCCTCAGATGTCTTTTTGAAAT encodes the following:
- a CDS encoding tripartite tricarboxylate transporter permease, with translation MEFFVEALRNVLNPAVMLNMILGTAMGICIGALPGLTATMGVALLLPLTFGMEATDGILMLLGIYCGAIYGGSISAVLLHTPGTPASAATAIDGYAMAKKGQGGRALGIVTVSSYIGGLISVLCLILISPQLAKLALKFSSAEYFLLALFGLCIIGNISGKSLAKGMICGCVGVLVATVGVDSVTAFLRFATFRGQAVVNLLGGISYIPVMIGLFAMSQAFEGIEEIFKRDTIEAKISKVLPSKSDMKVIGRVAPITGLIGTFIGIIPGAGADIGAFVGYDVARSLSKHPEEFGTGCPDAISGPEAGNNGVTGGAMIPMLTLGVPGDAVTAILIGALTVKGLNPGPMLFTNHKALVYSIFIGMFSGQHVDVPHGVERYQTVLPGIESSPRRSSPRSFSCCV
- a CDS encoding tripartite tricarboxylate transporter TctB family protein; translation: MRKANIIVSILIAAIAITIIVISAGYPRTEAYGTGAPGPGLWPISVSVVLLAMAVIVFVKTIRGKMDYEDPDHTFTLASLNHLRVYLSMAVLVVYVALLKPLGFLLPTFVMVAFFTYWFSKEQDASYVAKKPKNAFGKMMYQIFDITDGMRQSRPLWKCLLVSAISTLIVYYVFKLGLNVPMDFGLLYI
- a CDS encoding tripartite tricarboxylate transporter substrate binding protein produces the protein MKKVFSVMLIALMAVGVFANGAQESSSTGVPDFSKMNVQCIVPYSAGGGTDQVMRGLADAASSSFKNISVINVTGGSGATGMLQGAHSKPDGSVVTMVTVELVTLEAMGNNAGLTYSMFKPIMLLNTASSAITVRADDPRFKNINDFIDYAKKNEVLVGNSGIGAIWHLAAAGFGKVTGAKLKHVGYDGAAPAITDLLGGHIDAVSVSYSEVSSFVESGDLKVLAVLSDHRLAAIPDVPTVKESGYDVSLGTWRGIAVPASTPDAIVDELYKIFSTAAETEKFKTFMNNTKNVIEIMDGPSFKEKMKNELTLYSDLVKDLGLAVK